In a single window of the Palaemon carinicauda isolate YSFRI2023 chromosome 10, ASM3689809v2, whole genome shotgun sequence genome:
- the LOC137648063 gene encoding putative protein tag-278, giving the protein MRNPFNGILGGLFKASHTAGVQEQQLECETYLKDLEGQLRKVQESFAFRMVSWLLPKRSDNSEAGIGDVPVLQRLLSSIPVVGGFWSSGQDLQECQLKVQTMERQLDMLRTDLKPTGILGRFLPDFVSGTEGGTIVPQMKGGNWLTVVLVGVIVAGNVLLWKFLSTDKEEKELEELGEIIQLMEEEIEFLDKEVENDREEDEEKKEPRAEIQCLCNRVEALEKEREIETEKFSTELQDLQQTNDQLKDELSNKDASIGEYLNQLTKMEQINLEISEKLVNVEGEKADSIHRLESVFEGEIEELEKTIQNQLDIIKEMETKKEIETEKFSTELQDLQQTNDHLKDELSNKNASIGEYLNQLTKMEQINLEISEKLVNVEGEKAESIHRLESIFEGEIEELEKTIQNQLDIIKEMETEKERLEMKLTEAKEKDLVRNKNYNSLLEKLVNLKEEYYEKSSEMEEKNLELSKQLEKGEREKVASIHRLESVFEEDIEELKETIEKQLEIIREMETEKERLEMKLTEAKVNDLVRNERYNGPLEELVSLKEEYYDKSIEMEEKNLDLREQLERIKSEKVAAIHRTESVFKKEIQELKETIGKQSGIIGQMKTEKQRLDLDANGHKEEKEIVGGASGVGKLLGRLQASKGILPQNNNNNLEEQKLQKETSREEETKKVPLAHMGRGTTGFFKKKIGGPECHITFQGAKVRVNTKRDYEQKGHVTADLDIPRKFHRAIYGVEGRKLKEITRESGVKSICMPRRDDSSNLTTIIGTIKQVQLAADHIDKLLKRHR; this is encoded by the coding sequence ATGAGGAACCCATTCAACGGAATCTTAGGAGGATTATTCAAGGCATCACACACAGCTGGTGTTCAGGAGCAGCAGTTGGAGTGTGAGACCTATTTAAAGGATCTCGAAGGACAATTGAGGAAAGTTCAAGAGTCTTTCGCGTTCAGGATGGTGtcttggctactgcccaagagGAGTGACAACTCTGAGGCTGGGATCGGAGATGTTCCCGTCCTCCAACGACTCCTGTCCTCCATCCCTGTGGTCGGAGGATTCTGGAGTTCGGGGCAGGATCTTCAGGaatgtcaactgaaggtccagactatggaacggCAACTGGATATGCTTAGGACTGATCTGAAACCTACtggaattctggggagatttctcccagacttcgtctctggaactgagggtggaactattgTCCCCCAAATGAAGGGTGGAAATTGGTTAACTGTTGTTCTGGTTGGTGTTATTGTGGCTGGAAATGTAttgttgtggaaattcttgtccacagaTAAGGAAGAAAAGGAACTGGAGGAGTTAGGTGAAATTATTCAACTGATGGAAGAGGAAATTGAATTTTTAGACAAAGAAGTGGAGAATGACAGGGAGGAAGACGAAGAAAAAAAAGAGCCGAGGGCAGAGATTCAATGTCTCTGTAACAGAGTCGAAGCTcttgaaaaggaaagggaaatcgagactgaaaaattctcaacAGAGTTGCAAGATCTTCAACAAACTAACGATCAGCTAAAAGACGAATTATCAAATAAAGATGCTTcaatcggagaatatctaaatcaattaactaagatggaacaaataaatcttgaaataagcGAGAAACTAGTAAATGTTGAAGGTGAAAAAGCAGACTCTATTCATCgtttggaatctgtatttgagggagaaattgaggaattagaaaaaacaattcagaatcaattggacattattaaagagatggaaacaaaaaaagaaatcgagactgaaaaattctcaacAGAGTTGCAAGATCTTCAACAAACTAACGATCACCTAAAAGacgaattatcaaataaaaatgcttcaatcggagaatatctaaatcaattaactaagatggaacaaataaatcttgaaataagcgagaaactagtaaatgttgaaggtgaaaaagcagagtctattcatcggttggaatctATATTTGAGGGAGAAATTGAGGAATTAGAAAAAACAATTCAGAATCAATTGGAcattattaaagagatggaaacagaaaaagaaagactagagATGAAGCTGACTGAGGCTAAAGAAAAGGATTTGGTCAGGAACAAAAATTACAACAGCCTCTTAGAGAAGTTAGTAAATCTTAAGGAAGAATATTACGAGAAATCAAGTgagatggaagaaaaaaatcttgaattaagTAAGCAACTAGAAAAAGGTGAGCGTGAAAAGGTTGCCTCTATTCATCGGTtagaatctgtatttgaggaagatattgaggaactgaaagagacaatTGAGAAGCAATTAGAAATTATTAGagagatggaaacagaaaaagaaagactagagATGAAGCTGACTGAGGCTAAAGTCAATGATTTGGTCAGGAATGAAAGGTATAACGGCCCCTTAGAGGAGTTAGTAAGTCTTAAGGAAGAATATTACGATAAGTCAATTgagatggaagaaaaaaatctTGACTTGAGAGAGCAACTAGAAAGAATTAAGAGTGAAAAAGTGGCCGCTATTCATCGGACGGAATCTGTATTTAAGAAAGAGATCCAGGAACTGAAAGAAACGATTGGGAAGCAATCTGGTATTATTGGTCAGATGAAAACAGAGAAGCAGAGGCTGGACCTGGATGCCAACGgacataaggaggagaaggagatcGTTGGAGGGGCATCTGGTGTTGGTAAATTGTTGGGCCGGCTACAAGCCTCAAAAGGGATTCTccctcaaaacaacaacaacaatctggaagagcagaagctccagaAGGAAACTTCCAGGGAAGAGGAGACCAAAAAGGTCCCCTTAGCTCATATGGGAAGAGGCACAACtggattctttaaaaagaaaatcggTGGACCAGAGTGtcatatcaccttccaaggtgcgAAGGTTAGAGTTAACACCAAGAGGGACTATGAGCAAAAGGGGCACGTGACTGCCGACTTGGATATCccaaggaagttccacagagccatttatggagtggaaggaaggaagCTGAAGGAAATCACCCGCGAGAGTGGTGTCAAATCAATTTGTATGCCACGAAGGGATGACTCCAGTAATCTAACAACAATCATTGGCACCAttaagcaggttcaattagcagccgATCATATCGATAAGCTTCTGAAGAGACACCGTTAA